Genomic window (Williamwhitmania sp.):
GCTCGGCTGGGCCCGTTCTCAGGATAAGGGAATTGTAGCTCACCCAGAGAAAATTCGCATTGATGAAATCATCAAAGAAACGACAGTACTCATGAAGAATTCTGTTGAAGCAAAACAGATAACCCTAACTCATGATCTACCTTCAGGAGAAATAGCATTTTTCGATCCACAAATGATTCGGCTTGTGCTAAGGAATCTTCTTTCAAACGCTGTAAAATTCACACCGTTAAAAGGTACAATTGCGGTAAACCTTTCTAGCAACAAAAATCAGGTAGAAGTTACAATTAGCGATAGTGGTGTTGGAATGGATCACGAAACACTGGTAAAGGTATTCGATGCCAAATATCACTACACCACCATTGGAACCATGGACGAGCGCGGCAGCGGCCTTGGGCTTAAACTTGCACAAGAGTTTATTGCAATAAACGGTGGTCGACTTTGGGCAGAGTCAACACCAGCAATTGGCACAACCGTTCATTTCACCTTGCCTAAAGGGCCTGTGCTACCCGCATAACCTTTAATGCGACGATAGTGCACACAATCAAAATACTCACCAACAACAATTATTCAGAAGATCGGCTTCACGCCCCTTCAAATAATTTCGCCGAAAACAATTTAGGTTGTGCTATATTTGTGCCAAATCTTCAATTGGGATGGAATTTTCTGCGGTTGTACTACTTGCAATTGGGCTATCATTTGACTCCTTTGCTGTATCGGTTTCCAGCGGCTTGATAAAAAAGGAGATACAATTCTTTCAAGCAGTTCGTATTGCCTTAATTCTTGCTATTTTCCAAGGAGGGTTCCCCCTTATTGGGTGGTTTCTTGGCAGCAAAGTTAAGGCGCTAATTGAGCCTTGGGATTACTGGATCGCTTTTCTCTTGTTAACAGTATTGGGAATTAAGATGGTATATGAAGCTTTTCAACCTAAGGAGGAACGTGAATTTAATCCGCTTCACCTTAGAACAATTGTAGGCATGGCCATAGCCACATCCATTGATGCACTTATTGTTGGTGTGAGCTTTGCGCTCTACGATCTGAACCTAGCTGTCACTGTTATAACCATTGGCTCGGTAACCTTCTTTGCCGCCATGCTAGGCATTTTACTGGGTAAAAAGGCGGTGGGCGTTTGGGGTAACAAAATGGAGATACTGGGAGGGCTTATTCTATTCATTATTGGACTTAAAATACTTCTTGAACACGTAATCGCATGAACGGATCGCCTGAGCTATACACCGTGTTAAGCAAACTTAACATTAGCTTCGACTACTACGAACACCCTCCAACTCCCACAGTTGAGGAGGCCATGGTTTATTGGAAAGACATTGAGGCAACGCACTGTAAAAATCTATTCTTCAGAAACCATAAAGGCAATAGACATTACCTTGTTGTGTTCGACCACAGAAAAACGCTGG
Coding sequences:
- a CDS encoding manganese efflux pump MntP family protein, producing the protein MEFSAVVLLAIGLSFDSFAVSVSSGLIKKEIQFFQAVRIALILAIFQGGFPLIGWFLGSKVKALIEPWDYWIAFLLLTVLGIKMVYEAFQPKEEREFNPLHLRTIVGMAIATSIDALIVGVSFALYDLNLAVTVITIGSVTFFAAMLGILLGKKAVGVWGNKMEILGGLILFIIGLKILLEHVIA
- a CDS encoding HAMP domain-containing sensor histidine kinase, which gives rise to LGWARSQDKGIVAHPEKIRIDEIIKETTVLMKNSVEAKQITLTHDLPSGEIAFFDPQMIRLVLRNLLSNAVKFTPLKGTIAVNLSSNKNQVEVTISDSGVGMDHETLVKVFDAKYHYTTIGTMDERGSGLGLKLAQEFIAINGGRLWAESTPAIGTTVHFTLPKGPVLPA